Proteins found in one Aethina tumida isolate Nest 87 chromosome 1, icAetTumi1.1, whole genome shotgun sequence genomic segment:
- the LOC109600713 gene encoding uncharacterized protein LOC109600713, with protein MGFKVLAPVAIIFIFALNLLRCEYTTDNWKFHFPSGAGMGLFVAIAVPLDLPNKNAYLAYNFEANYGLPDNTTEYTYPPVINRGIDRKFVYSALETKMNTSGYPGKACLLRTICEASSHTVEHNNGVLGDILHIIFTPSSSLNAGLSSDYEAAEKLGRKTGNCKTYNKNCTISFLNLISWIGKIFLALALPLELDELDVFVAYNIEATYQLPENETEFTYPPLIGDTVVDRKFVYNLLEYKMKSHGYPGKQCLLRAICESSQHSSKDTGVLGDILHLILTPSTSNNARLSNEYSEAERYGSSNGHFHLLVNMYRTMCTYFARLFFSLYLLNCARSDGITFINPFRFPYGPIEGPFIGLFVALSFPVNLPDTSMSFSYNMEANYVLPQNDTVLMYPPIVSRSLMSRRSFYNMLEFKLKSHGFPGKGCLLRTICEASLYTMNDTGVLGDIIHIILSPSTSSKEDNLTEYNKAEIYGRTAKNCMKYNKKCNISILDL; from the exons ATGGGCTTTAAAGT GTTAGCCCCGGTGgcgattatttttatatttgcctTGAACCTCTTACGTTGTGAATACACAACGGACAATTGGAAGTTTCATTTTCCTTCCGGGGCGGGAATGGGT TTGTTCGTGGCAATTGCTGTCCCACTGGATCTGCCCAACAAAAATGCCTATTTGGCCTATAATTTCGAAGCGAACTACGGCCTTCCAGACAACACAACAGAGTACACATACCCCCCAGTGATTAACCGAGGAATCGACAGGAAATTCGTTTACAGTGCGTTGGAAACTAAAATGAACAC GAGTGGATACCCGGGCAAAGCGTGTCTTCTAAGGACGATCTGCGAGGCCTCCTCGCACACGGTGGAACACAATAACGGCGTCCTGGGGGACATCCTGCACATTATTTTTAC ACCGTCGTCGTCGTTGAATGCTGGTTTGTCGTCGGATTATGAGGCTGCAGAAAAGCTTGGCAGGAAAACAGGCAACTGTAAAACGTACAACAAGAATTGTACCATaagctttttaaatttgatcagcTGGATTGGAAAA atCTTCTTAGCACTTGCATTACCATTAGAATTAGACGAACTGGATGTGTTCGTGGCTTACAACATCGAGGCAACTTATCAATTGCCAGAGAACGAAACCGAATTTACTTATCCTCCACTAATTGGAGACACGGTCGTCGACAGAAAGTTTGTATACAACTTGCTGGAGTACAAAATGAAATC CCATGGTTACCCAGGAAAACAATGTTTGCTGAGGGCAATCTGCGAGTCGTCGCAGCACTCGTCAAAAGACACCGGTGTATTAGgggatattttacatttaattttaac ACCTTCGACTTCGAATAATGCAAGACTGTCAAATGAATATAGTGAGGCCGAAAGGTATGGAAGTTCCAATGGTCATT tcCATCTCTTGGTAAATATGTATCGAACTATGTGTACGTACTTTGCACGTTTGTTTTTTAGTTTGTATCTATTGAACTGTGCCAGAAGCGATGGTATTACGTTCATAAATCCCTTCAGGTTTCCCTATGGGCCTATTGAAGGCCCATTTATAGGG CTTTTTGTGGCTCTTTCGTTCCCAGTCAATTTGCCGGACACCAGTATGTCGTTTTCTTACAACATGGAGGCAAATTACGTTTTGCCCCAAAATGATACGGTACTTATGTACCCTCCGATAGTTTCCAGATCTTTAATGAGTCGCAGGTCATTTTATAACATGTTGGAGTTTAAACTAAAGTC GCATGGATTTCCTGGCAAAGGATGCCTTCTAAGGACGATTTGCGAAGCCTCTTTGTACACCATGAACGATACTGGTGTTTTAGGTGACattatacacataattttatc acCGTCAACATCTTCCAAGGAGGACAATCTTACCGAGTACAATAAGGCTGAAATATACGGACGTACCGCCAAAAACTGTAtgaaatacaacaaaaaatgtaacatcagtatattagattta